The following are encoded together in the Novosphingobium resinovorum genome:
- a CDS encoding response regulator: MPSVRSTQHDGRYTILVSDDDPGVRRGLQLLLRSRGYAVWGYTTGHALLADPRAKEADCVILDYRMPDIDGFAMLRHLREIGWSGRAIMISGFHDTLLASRAAEAGFDHVLAKPLIGRALLEALDRHRIETLRKH, encoded by the coding sequence ATGCCATCGGTCCGTTCCACTCAGCATGATGGCAGATACACCATCCTCGTCTCCGACGACGATCCCGGCGTGCGGCGTGGCCTCCAGCTGCTGCTGAGATCGCGCGGCTATGCCGTGTGGGGATATACGACCGGCCACGCGCTGTTGGCCGACCCCCGCGCGAAGGAGGCAGACTGCGTCATCCTCGACTATCGCATGCCCGACATCGACGGATTCGCGATGCTGCGTCACCTTCGCGAGATCGGATGGTCGGGACGCGCGATCATGATCTCAGGCTTTCATGACACGCTGCTGGCCTCGCGGGCCGCTGAGGCGGGCTTCGATCATGTTCTCGCAAAGCCGCTGATCGGCAGGGCTTTGCTCGAAGCGTTGGACCGGCACCGCATCGAGACGCTTCGAAAGCATTGA
- a CDS encoding PepSY domain-containing protein produces MAIRWPLVIRRTHKWLALIVGVQVLLWTLTGFYMVAVHIDIIHGDDLVRPPVVAPIDLASFVPPARIVQSAPDASEIRLQRFMDQPVWRAQTPAGPRLFDAGSGQPIPDLSEAQIRAAARRIYSGTGDIVAARLLTTAPLEMQARKPPYWQVEFDAWNRPTLYLSPQTGELISRRHALWRVFDFAWMLHIMDYDDRSDVNNPLLRVATWSALAMALAGAWLLLWSFPRRRKKKA; encoded by the coding sequence ATGGCAATTCGCTGGCCTTTGGTCATCCGCCGGACGCACAAGTGGCTGGCCCTGATCGTCGGCGTCCAGGTTCTGCTCTGGACGCTGACCGGCTTCTATATGGTGGCCGTCCATATCGACATCATCCATGGCGACGATCTGGTCCGCCCACCGGTCGTCGCCCCCATCGACCTTGCGAGCTTCGTCCCGCCGGCGCGGATTGTTCAATCGGCTCCCGACGCGTCCGAGATCCGCCTGCAACGGTTCATGGATCAGCCCGTCTGGCGCGCGCAGACCCCGGCTGGTCCAAGACTCTTCGATGCAGGTTCGGGACAGCCCATCCCCGATTTGAGCGAGGCACAAATCCGCGCCGCCGCTCGGCGCATCTACAGCGGCACCGGGGACATCGTCGCAGCCCGGCTGCTGACGACGGCGCCACTGGAAATGCAGGCGCGCAAGCCTCCCTATTGGCAGGTCGAATTCGATGCCTGGAACCGGCCAACCCTGTATCTCTCTCCGCAGACCGGTGAGCTGATCTCGCGCCGCCATGCGCTGTGGCGCGTGTTCGATTTCGCGTGGATGCTGCACATCATGGACTATGACGATCGCTCCGACGTCAACAATCCGCTGCTGCGCGTGGCGACCTGGAGTGCCCTTGCCATGGCGCTGGCCGGGGCTTGGCTGCTGCTTTGGTCGTTCCCGCGGCGCAGGAAGAAGAAGGCATGA
- a CDS encoding CorA family divalent cation transporter has product MLAVPTAIAGIYGMNFENMPELKTQWGYFVILGVIAAVCIGLYIRFKRSHWL; this is encoded by the coding sequence ATCCTCGCGGTGCCTACCGCGATTGCCGGAATCTACGGCATGAATTTCGAGAATATGCCCGAACTGAAGACGCAATGGGGATATTTCGTCATCCTCGGCGTCATCGCTGCGGTCTGCATTGGGCTCTACATCCGGTTCAAACGTAGCCACTGGCTTTGA
- a CDS encoding TetR family transcriptional regulator — translation MKQRTRRNAAQSRETLLAAATEEFASHGLAGARIDRIAQAAGISKPMLYTYFGDKEALFDAALTQEVMDAAQADRFDPNDLEGYAGRTYDLLVERPRLWRLLTWHHLERGQDVLMLPAGEVLLGEKLDGIAAAQAEGRIVADFTPLEVVRLVAALTQLWCMTGAARDAAEHAARRATIMRAVGRLLRV, via the coding sequence ATGAAGCAACGAACCCGGCGGAATGCCGCACAGAGCCGCGAGACGCTCCTGGCTGCAGCGACCGAGGAGTTCGCGTCCCATGGGCTGGCGGGCGCGCGGATCGACCGGATTGCGCAGGCGGCGGGTATCAGCAAGCCGATGCTCTACACCTATTTCGGGGACAAGGAGGCGCTCTTCGATGCCGCGCTGACGCAGGAAGTGATGGACGCGGCGCAGGCCGATCGCTTCGATCCCAATGATCTTGAGGGTTATGCGGGGCGCACCTATGACTTGCTGGTCGAACGCCCGCGCCTGTGGAGGCTGCTGACCTGGCATCATTTGGAGCGTGGCCAGGATGTTCTGATGCTCCCGGCCGGCGAGGTCCTTCTCGGGGAGAAGCTGGACGGGATCGCAGCGGCGCAGGCCGAGGGGCGGATCGTCGCCGACTTCACGCCCCTGGAGGTCGTCCGGCTTGTCGCCGCCCTCACCCAGCTCTGGTGCATGACCGGAGCTGCACGCGACGCTGCCGAGCACGCGGCGCGCCGGGCGACGATCATGCGGGCGGTGGGGCGACTGCTGCGCGTGTGA
- a CDS encoding SDR family oxidoreductase, with the protein MSNHWFLTGASSGIGRHLAELILAAGDDLTATARKPESLDDLAAKYPSQLRVEALDVTVKDDIAAVVARAQARRPVDILVNNAGGGVIGATEEMSDAEVEGQIALNLMAPIHITRAFVPAMRLRGSGRIIQISSASGQGSLPTSSLYHVAKWGLEGFSECLRQELEPFNLFVTLIEPGGARTSFSHNLQFASEIAAYRDTPAGHIRKMFETAGNELYTLDPQKIAQGIVDVATSDHPPLRVTLGGDAFGVVQAALQSRLAFLQSQEALARSVAFDS; encoded by the coding sequence ATGTCCAATCACTGGTTTCTCACGGGCGCGTCCAGCGGCATCGGCCGCCATCTGGCCGAACTGATCCTGGCCGCTGGCGACGACCTTACCGCGACGGCCCGCAAGCCCGAAAGCCTCGATGATCTCGCGGCGAAATATCCGAGCCAGCTGCGCGTCGAAGCGCTCGACGTCACGGTCAAGGACGATATTGCTGCGGTCGTGGCCCGGGCGCAGGCGCGTCGACCCGTCGATATTCTGGTCAACAACGCCGGCGGCGGCGTGATCGGCGCCACCGAAGAGATGTCGGACGCCGAGGTCGAAGGCCAGATCGCGCTCAATCTCATGGCGCCCATCCACATCACCCGCGCCTTTGTCCCCGCCATGCGGCTGCGCGGGAGCGGCCGGATCATCCAGATCTCCAGCGCTAGTGGTCAGGGCTCGCTTCCGACGAGCAGTCTCTATCATGTGGCCAAATGGGGCCTGGAGGGCTTCAGCGAATGCCTCCGCCAGGAGCTTGAACCCTTCAACCTGTTCGTGACACTGATCGAGCCGGGCGGGGCGCGCACCAGCTTCAGCCACAATCTGCAATTCGCCAGCGAGATCGCCGCGTATCGCGATACGCCCGCCGGCCATATCCGCAAGATGTTCGAGACCGCCGGAAACGAGCTCTACACGCTCGACCCGCAAAAGATCGCGCAAGGGATCGTTGATGTCGCAACCAGCGACCATCCGCCGCTGCGCGTGACTCTGGGGGGTGACGCTTTCGGCGTTGTCCAGGCGGCGCTGCAATCGCGGCTCGCCTTTCTGCAGTCCCAGGAAGCGCTCGCGCGCTCGGTCGCTTTCGACAGTTGA
- a CDS encoding TonB-dependent receptor domain-containing protein, with protein sequence MTIRMALLGSAAIVAGYAAPALAQADPTPQPKAQVLGDDSDIVVTGSRIRRQDLAGVGPATVVTAEQIQNTGIVNIETALQRLPANAGFAGNQTSAYWTNNGYGTAQVNLRGLGIKRTLVLLNGRRLVAGGTGANSSPDLNMIPVVALARTDVLKDGASAIYGADAMAGVVNLVTRTDYEGLGLSVRQGITERGDGSDLTADLLWGIRNDRGGFMAAVTYQKTSAVNMASRAPCSLAETTPGSLSCVNSASTIGGRAVLPNGQQINFNQVPGGNGNFYEPYSPAKHNFNSNPFLNAVSPVERVSTAFFADYALTDGIQAFGEFLYTFRKSNQIATPGTLRNLSIPASNPTNPTGQNLVLAQRRLAEPGARHFFQETDTWQGTFGLRGKLANDWAWEVAGSFGRNTAVDGSTNIANLERVANTLDRSKCSSTAGAAIPCGDYLGFGDLTPQVLDYILFTSRDRGGNELGTVTADLNGDLFSLPAGAVSFATGVVYRREKGWRDPDPLTVLGVANVNQQDPISGSSTAKEAYLELSVPVLANTAFAKALTLDGAVRYSDYNLFGSDWNYKLSADWVVNDSIRLRGTYGTGFRIPNVPELFGGVSEGNLTTTDPCSRYTSSGNVTLIANCQASGVPANYTQLGTTILTTVGGNQSLRPESSTTWTVGTVISPRGIIPGLSLTADWFDIKIKDAIRAIPGSTKLAVCYASQNLSHPFCSDFTRSALTGEVTYLSAQPINTGREEMNGLDLGLVYSGAVGEVKISLDLNMTYLNKYVVNPFPGGAPIYFDGFIGGGNGGYPKWRGYGVLTAEKDGISATWSTQWIGKATDFNASAGDIGYRTPNVFYHNLQLAFAIDEKTRFQIGADNLFDRKAPYIQSFTDANTDTMTYDLLGRRFYAGFRTAF encoded by the coding sequence ATGACCATCAGGATGGCCCTGCTCGGCAGCGCCGCCATCGTCGCGGGCTACGCCGCGCCGGCTCTCGCTCAGGCCGATCCGACACCGCAGCCAAAAGCACAAGTCCTGGGGGATGACAGCGACATCGTCGTTACCGGCTCACGAATCCGTCGGCAGGATCTGGCCGGGGTTGGACCGGCCACCGTGGTCACCGCCGAGCAGATCCAAAATACCGGCATCGTCAATATCGAAACCGCCTTGCAGCGTTTGCCGGCCAATGCCGGCTTCGCGGGCAACCAGACATCGGCCTACTGGACCAACAACGGTTATGGCACTGCTCAGGTCAATCTGCGCGGCCTCGGCATCAAGCGCACACTCGTGCTCCTCAACGGCCGACGCCTCGTCGCGGGCGGCACCGGCGCCAATTCCTCACCCGATCTCAACATGATCCCGGTCGTGGCGCTGGCACGCACCGATGTCCTCAAGGATGGCGCGTCCGCTATCTACGGGGCCGATGCCATGGCCGGCGTGGTCAACCTTGTCACGCGCACCGATTATGAAGGCCTGGGTCTCAGCGTCCGACAAGGCATTACCGAGCGCGGCGACGGCTCCGATCTCACCGCGGACCTACTTTGGGGCATTCGCAACGATCGTGGCGGGTTCATGGCAGCAGTCACCTACCAGAAGACCAGCGCCGTCAACATGGCCTCGCGTGCGCCCTGCTCGCTCGCTGAAACGACGCCGGGCTCGCTGAGCTGCGTCAACAGCGCCTCGACGATCGGCGGACGCGCGGTGCTGCCCAACGGCCAACAGATCAACTTCAACCAGGTACCCGGAGGGAACGGGAACTTCTACGAGCCTTACAGTCCCGCCAAGCACAACTTCAACTCGAACCCGTTTCTCAATGCGGTCAGCCCAGTCGAGCGCGTCAGCACGGCCTTCTTCGCGGACTATGCGCTGACCGACGGTATCCAGGCGTTCGGCGAGTTCCTCTATACGTTCCGCAAGTCGAATCAGATCGCGACACCCGGCACGCTGCGCAATCTCTCGATACCAGCCAGCAATCCGACCAATCCGACCGGCCAGAACCTGGTCCTGGCCCAGCGCCGCCTCGCCGAACCCGGCGCGCGCCACTTCTTCCAGGAGACCGATACCTGGCAAGGCACCTTCGGGCTGCGCGGCAAGCTGGCGAACGACTGGGCCTGGGAAGTCGCGGGCAGCTTCGGGCGTAACACGGCCGTCGACGGCTCGACCAACATCGCCAATCTCGAGCGCGTCGCGAACACGCTCGACAGGAGCAAATGCTCCAGCACGGCGGGCGCGGCCATCCCCTGCGGTGACTATCTTGGGTTCGGAGACCTGACACCTCAGGTTCTGGATTATATTCTGTTCACCTCGCGCGATCGCGGAGGCAACGAACTCGGCACGGTCACGGCTGACCTCAACGGCGATCTCTTCTCCCTTCCAGCCGGCGCGGTGTCCTTCGCCACCGGCGTGGTCTATCGGCGCGAAAAAGGCTGGCGCGATCCCGACCCGTTGACGGTGCTCGGCGTGGCGAACGTCAATCAGCAGGATCCTATTTCGGGCTCGAGCACCGCCAAGGAAGCCTATCTCGAGCTATCGGTGCCGGTGCTTGCCAACACAGCTTTCGCCAAGGCGCTCACGCTCGATGGCGCAGTCCGCTACTCAGACTATAATCTCTTCGGGAGCGACTGGAATTACAAGCTCAGTGCCGACTGGGTAGTCAATGACAGCATCCGTCTGCGCGGCACTTATGGGACGGGCTTTCGCATTCCCAACGTGCCGGAGCTTTTCGGCGGCGTCTCGGAAGGCAATCTGACCACGACCGATCCCTGCTCGCGCTACACCTCCAGCGGCAACGTGACCTTGATCGCCAATTGTCAGGCGTCCGGTGTGCCGGCCAACTATACGCAGCTCGGCACCACGATCCTCACCACAGTGGGCGGTAACCAGAGCCTTCGGCCCGAAAGCTCCACGACCTGGACCGTTGGTACGGTGATATCGCCGCGCGGCATCATCCCAGGGTTGTCGCTGACGGCAGACTGGTTCGACATCAAGATCAAGGACGCGATCCGGGCCATTCCCGGCTCGACCAAGCTCGCAGTCTGCTATGCGAGCCAGAACCTGTCGCACCCGTTCTGCAGCGACTTTACGCGCAGCGCGCTGACCGGCGAGGTCACTTACCTCTCCGCCCAGCCCATCAACACCGGCCGCGAGGAGATGAATGGTCTCGATCTGGGTCTGGTGTACAGTGGTGCGGTGGGCGAGGTGAAGATCTCCTTGGATCTCAACATGACCTATCTCAACAAATATGTCGTAAACCCCTTCCCCGGCGGCGCGCCGATCTATTTCGACGGGTTTATCGGGGGCGGCAATGGCGGCTATCCGAAATGGCGTGGTTATGGCGTGCTGACGGCGGAAAAGGACGGCATCAGCGCGACCTGGTCGACACAATGGATCGGCAAGGCGACCGACTTCAACGCATCGGCCGGCGACATCGGCTACCGCACGCCGAACGTCTTCTACCACAATCTTCAGCTTGCCTTCGCGATCGACGAGAAGACACGTTTCCAGATCGGGGCCGATAATCTGTTCGACCGCAAGGCGCCCTATATCCAGAGCTTCACCGATGCCAACACCGACACGATGACCTATGATCTGCTCGGACGGCGCTTCTACGCCGGCTTCCGAACCGCGTTCTGA
- a CDS encoding response regulator transcription factor: MGDRRVIHLVDDEESIRKAASFALKTAGYDVVTYASGVEFLKEAKSAAVGCVILDVRMPEMDGLEIQAAMAARGVNMPVIVLTGHGDVSVAVQAMKGGAVDFLEKPFEKAALLGAVSRAFARLDDVDLRTLETSEAGVRVAALTPREREVLEGLANGLPNKTIAYDLGCSSRTVEVHRASLMAKLEVRNLSEALRIAFAAGMGRKPK, translated from the coding sequence ATGGGGGATAGACGCGTCATCCATCTGGTCGACGACGAGGAGAGCATCCGCAAGGCGGCGAGCTTTGCGCTCAAGACCGCGGGCTACGACGTCGTGACCTATGCCTCGGGCGTGGAGTTTCTCAAGGAGGCGAAGTCGGCGGCCGTCGGCTGCGTCATCCTCGACGTGCGCATGCCCGAGATGGACGGTCTCGAGATTCAGGCCGCCATGGCAGCACGCGGGGTCAATATGCCGGTCATCGTCCTGACCGGCCATGGCGACGTGTCGGTTGCGGTGCAGGCCATGAAAGGCGGCGCGGTCGACTTTCTCGAGAAGCCCTTCGAGAAAGCCGCCCTGCTCGGCGCCGTCAGCCGCGCGTTCGCGCGTCTCGACGATGTCGACCTTCGCACTCTGGAAACCTCTGAAGCCGGCGTGCGGGTCGCTGCACTGACGCCCCGGGAGCGTGAAGTGCTGGAAGGGCTGGCGAACGGCCTGCCCAATAAGACGATCGCCTATGACCTGGGCTGTTCATCGCGAACGGTCGAGGTCCATCGCGCGAGCCTGATGGCCAAGCTCGAGGTCCGCAATTTGTCCGAAGCCCTGCGGATCGCCTTTGCCGCGGGCATGGGCCGCAAGCCGAAGTGA